A genomic stretch from Clavelina lepadiformis chromosome 5, kaClaLepa1.1, whole genome shotgun sequence includes:
- the LOC143460586 gene encoding signal recognition particle subunit SRP72-like, translating to MATQQNLSNLYSDLNKSINKSDYRQALKAANKILHTKEGNGDVDTMHCKVVAMLQMNQFSETLKFIEATEQINNVLIFEKAYCQYRLLLSEEALATINQTREHDIRLNELKAQVLYKLGRYEEALTVYKRLIKDCSDDYDEERKTNLSAVHAALSAFHGVETNIGFVPDSYEQLYNKACWLIGRGKVEEAKDLLEQAEASCRQLYEGDPDITAEDIEAETSVIRVQLGYCLQILGNEDKALAIYNQVIRSRPSDLAMVAVASNNIISINKEQNVFDSKKKMKATIASGVENKLVPFQRQIIDFNRALLFMYSNQWDACRKLLKGLQREHRSSSVPSLIQAMQLCREKNASKAIDYLKNFISEHSDPDLSSDDLDLKNIKLALVQLLLSQGQLAESCSVLESLPEICYEPAVVSCLVNLYRAQGKEPEMTSKLFTRAVEWHKKKKSSLGLLFDLMWQSSKFNLDHNKPQEGASVLEDMLRLDPKNVKVLAKLIYAYSQFNTSKAHQISKGLPSLAELSVHVNVDELERGASRLAPRYVKKLKEKKETVAMETTVKKDVVSEGSLIPDPKKVKKKKKKNPVPKNFEPNFTPDPERWFPLRERSYYKGKRKDRKRGVGKGTQGSHVTLSDTYDMSQKSGPSPSQAAPNSPKPGSVSGSQGNTPVNSPKPTQVRGGAKAKKPVNKKKKKGKGGW from the exons ATGGCGACCCAGCAGAATCTGAGCAATCTTTATTCTGACCTGAACAAATCCATCAACAAATCGGATTACAGACAAGCTCTGAAAGCTGCAAACAAAA TTCTCCACACGAAAGAGGGCAACGGAGATGTTGATACGATGCATTGCAAAGTTGTGGCCATGCTGCAGATGAACCAGTTCAGTGAAACTCTCAAGTTCATTGAAGCAACGGAACAAATCAACAA TGTCTTGATATTTGAGAAAGCTTATTGCCAATATCGCCTCCTGCTGTCTGAAGAAGCGTTGGCCACAATCAACCAGACGAGGGAGCACGACATCAGGTTGAACGAGCTCAAAGCACAAGTG TTGTACAAGCTCGGTCGCTACGAGGAGGCACTCACCGTCTACAAAAGATTGATTAAAGATTGCTCGGATGACTATGATGAGGAGAGGAAGACAAACTTGTCGGCCGTGCATGCCGCTCTCTCCGCCTTCCATGGAGTTGAG ACAAACATCGGGTTCGTGCCGGACTCGTACGAGCAGCTGTACAACAAAGCGTGCTGGTTGATCGGACGTGGTAAGGTGGAAGAGGCAAAGGATTTGTTGGAGCAAGCTGAGGCTTCATGTCGTCAGTTGTACGAGGGGGATCCTGACATAACAGCAGAAGACATTGAAGCTGAGACATCTGTGATAAG AGTTCAGCTCGGATACTGCCTTCAAATTCTTGGCAATGAAGATAAGGCGCTGGCAATTTATAACCAGGTCATAAGGTCACGACCTTCAGACCTCGCCATGGTTGCCGTGGCCTCAAACAACATTATTTCAATCAACAAA gagcaaaatgttttcgattcaaagaagaaaatgaaagCAACAATTGCAAGCGGGGTCGAAAATAAACTGGTCCCGTTCCAGAGACAAATCATCGATTTTAATCGAGCCCTCCTCTTCATGTATTCGAACCAG TGGGACGCGTGCAGGAAACTTTTGAAAGGTTTGCAACGGGAACATCGCTCGAGCAGCGTGCCCAGCTTGATACAAGCCATGCAGCTTTGCCGAGAGAAGAATGCATCGAAAGCGATCGACTATTTAAAG AATTTTATCTCGGAACATTCTGACCCAGATTTATCGTCAGATGATCTTGACctgaaaaacattaaactgGCGCTTGTCCAGCTTCTGTTGAGTCAAGGCCAG CTGGCAGAGTCCTGCAGTGTACTTGAGAGCTTGCCGGAGATCTGTTACGAGCCTGCTGTTGTGTCTTGTCTCGTTAATCTTTACAGAGCCCAGGGAAAGGAACCAGAGATGACGTCAAAGCTATTCACGAGGGCAGTCGAGTGgcataaaaagaaaaag aGTTCACTTGGACTCCTTTTCGACCTCATGTGGCAAAGCTCAAAGTTTAATCTTGACCATAACAAGCCACAAGAGGGTGCCAGTGTGCTGGAGGATATGTTGAG ACTCGACCCGAAGAATGTTAAAGTCCTCGCCAAGCTCATCTACGCTTACTCCCAATTTAACACTTCTAAGGCTCACCA AATAAGCAAAGGTCTCCCCTCATTGGCCGAACTCTCCGTTCACGTCAACGTCGATGAACTGGAGCGAGGAGCCAGCCGATTGGCTCCTCGATATGTGAAGAAactaaaagagaaaaaagaaactgTTGCCATGGAGACCACGGTGAAGAAAGATGTCGTCTCGGAAGGAAG TTTGATTCCGGATCCGAAGAAAgtaaaaaagaagaaaaagaaaaacccAGTCCCAAAGAACTTTGAACCCAACTTCACCCCAGACCCCGAGCGGTGGTTCCCCCTTCGTGAAAG GTCGTACTACAAGGGCAAGCGCAAGGACAGGAAGCGAGGGGTCGGCAAGGGGACGCAAGGTTCACACGTCACCCTCTCTGATACCTA tgaCATGTCTCAGAAAAGTGGCCCCAGCCCGTCCCAGGCGGCTCCTAATTCACCCAAACCTGGGTCTGTGTCTGGCAGCCAGGGTAATACCCCTGTGAATTCCCCTAAACCGACCCAGGTGCGAGGTGGGGCTAAGGCGAAGAAACCGGTCaataaaaagaagaagaaaggcAAGGGGGGCTGGTGA